Part of the Corynebacterium canis genome is shown below.
GGTGGTCCTAACATCGGTTTTGGGTAATTGGAGAACAATGCTGAAGAAACTATCGGTCATCGGGTGCGCCACGGCAGCCGCATTCCTGTTAAGCGCCTGCGGCGGCGCAGCCACCCAGGAGGAACAATCGTCGGCTACACAGACGACGCAGCTGGACACCAGCTTCCTTGATAGCGGGCAGGAGGTTCCAGCCCCCGAAGGATTCGACCCCTTGGGCACCGGTAAGGTTTATAGCGGTGCGTTTTCGGTCACCGCCACCAAAGGCAGCGACCTGAAAGCCGATTACGCACTCGTCGACGGAACCGCGTACTTTGACCTAGGGGACCTCGCGCCCCTAGACAAAGAAACCACCGTCAATGTGCATGTGCGTAACGGTGGCGTCAGCATGATCCTGCCCAAAGATGTCCCCGTGGAATTGCAGTGCGATATCAAAGACGGCGAGGGCGAATGCCCCACCGATCGCTATAACTCGGACGCCTCCGGGGAAGCGCTGCGGATGAAACTCGATGTCACCGGCGGGAAGGTGGAGGTCGCTGAGCTGGAAGCGGCGAACTAGGGCGCGGCGTCGCAAAGCAAAGCAAGCGCGAATCAGTGGAAAGGGAGTTCGATGCGTAGGAAGGTCGCGGGTGCTGCGGTAGGTGCCACCATTGCCGCGCTGCTCGCTGGGTGCAATGCCACACCCGACGATGTGGAAACGGCCGTATCCTCCGCCTCCAGCGTCCAATCCAGCGTTATGGCCAGCGTGGAATCCGAGGCCAGCTCCGCCGCGGCCCAGGCAACCGCCGCCCTGGAAGAGGCCCGTGCGGCCGCCATAGCGGGCACCGGCGCGCAGATCCCCGCCCCGCCGGACTTTAACCCGCTCCACACGGGATTCGTATATGCGGGCGATTACACGGTCACCGCAACAACGGGCGAACAATTGCGCGATGGCTACGCCTCGATCGGGGACTCGGTGGAGTTCGATTTAAGCGGCCTGGCGCCCCTGCCGGCGGACCGCACCGTGAACATATATACGGACGGCGCGGCGGTGATCATATACCTGCCCACCGAGGTTCGCGTGCGCACCAAATGCACCGCCACCCACGCCATCGCCGAATGTACGAACGAATTGCACAACCCGCAGGCGGCGAGCGGGATACTCACCCTAGAGATCGAAACAATAGGCGGAGACATCGCTGCGATTGAATCGCAGGCAATGCAGTAGAATGCTGTAGCGTGACTCAGCAGATCCATCGCCCCGTCCTTGTCGTTGATTTCGGGGCGCAATACGCCCAGCTCATCGCCCGCCGCGTGCGGGAAGCCCGCATCTATTCCGAGGTCATTCCGCACACCGCAACCGCGGCCGAAATCGCGGCGAAACACCCTGCTGCGCTGGTCCTTTCCGGCGGCCCAGCATCCGTGTACGCGGCGGGCGCCCCCGCGCTGGACCCCGCGATTCTGGAGTTGGGGGTGCCGGTGTTTGGTATCTGCTACGGTTTTCAGGCCATGACGCACGCGCTGGGCGGCACTGTGGCGCACACGGGGAATCGCGAATATGGGCGAACGGATTTGCAGGTTGAGGGCGGTGTGCTGCACGCCGGTCTCGAGGCCACGCACAAGGTATGGATGAGCCACGGGGACGCCGTGACCGAGGCCCCCGCCGGATTTAGCGTGACCGCCCGTTCCGAGGGTGCTCCCGTAGCTGCGTTCGAATGTCAGGAGCGCCGGATGGCGGGCGTGCAATACCACCCGGAGGTGCTGCATTCCCCGCATGGCCAGGAAGTTCTGGTGCGCTTCCTTACCGAGGTCGCCGGCCTTGAGCAAAGTTGGACGCCCGCAAATATTGCCGAAGAGCTCATCGACGCCGTGTGCGAACAAGTGGGCCCCACCGGGCGCGCCATCTGCGGGCTTTCCGGCGGTGTGGATTCCGCGGTGGCCGCTGCCTTGGTGCAACGCGCGATCGGCGACCGCCTCACATGTGTGTTCGTGGACCACGGTCTTTTGCGCGCTGGGGAACGCGAGCAGGTGCAGCAGGATTTCGTCGCCGCCACCGGCGCGCACCTGGTCACCCTCGACGAGCGCGAGGCATTCCTGGCAAAGCTTGCCGGCGTGACCGACCCCGAGGCGAAACGCAAAGCTATCGGGGCCGAATTCATCCGTGCGTTCGAACGTGCCGTCGCCCAAGTGCTTGCCGATGCCCCGGCCGGCTCCAGCGTAGACTTCCTTGTCCAAGGCACCCTGTACCCCGACGTAGTCGAATCCGGAGGCGGTAGCGGAACCGCCAATATCAAGAGCCACCACAACGTTGGCGGCTTGCCGGACGATGTGGAATTCAAGCTCGTGGAGCCGCTGCGCCTGCTGTTTAAGGACGAGGTCCGCGCCGTGGGCCGCGAGCTTGGGCTCCCCGAGGAGATTGTCAACCGGCAGCCATTCCCCGGTCCCGGGTTGGGGATCCGCATTATCGGCGAGGTGACCGAGGACCGCCTGGAAACCCTCCGAGCTGCGGATTTGATCGCCCGCACCGAGCTCACCGCCGCCGGGCTGGACGCCGAGATCTGGCAATGCCCCGTGGTTCTGCTCGCCGATATCCGTTCCGTGGGCGTCCAGGGCGACGGCCGCACCTACGGGCATCCGATCGTGCTGCGGCCCGTCTCCTCCGAGGACGCCATGACCGCCGACTGGACCCGCCTGCCGTACGACGTGCTGGAGAAGATCTCCACCCGCATCACCAACGAAGTCGCCGACGTCAACCGCGTTGTCTTGGATTGCACCTCCAAGCCGCCGGGCACCATCGAATGGGAATAAACGTTCAATCTCCGCGCGCCGGCAACGCCTAGAGGTTTTGGTTGGGGATCCGCCCCACCGCCTGCACGTGGTCGCCGGCCCACACATAGGTGACGTCGGCGATAAAATCCTCCGATTTCGC
Proteins encoded:
- the guaA gene encoding glutamine-hydrolyzing GMP synthase, with product MTQQIHRPVLVVDFGAQYAQLIARRVREARIYSEVIPHTATAAEIAAKHPAALVLSGGPASVYAAGAPALDPAILELGVPVFGICYGFQAMTHALGGTVAHTGNREYGRTDLQVEGGVLHAGLEATHKVWMSHGDAVTEAPAGFSVTARSEGAPVAAFECQERRMAGVQYHPEVLHSPHGQEVLVRFLTEVAGLEQSWTPANIAEELIDAVCEQVGPTGRAICGLSGGVDSAVAAALVQRAIGDRLTCVFVDHGLLRAGEREQVQQDFVAATGAHLVTLDEREAFLAKLAGVTDPEAKRKAIGAEFIRAFERAVAQVLADAPAGSSVDFLVQGTLYPDVVESGGGSGTANIKSHHNVGGLPDDVEFKLVEPLRLLFKDEVRAVGRELGLPEEIVNRQPFPGPGLGIRIIGEVTEDRLETLRAADLIARTELTAAGLDAEIWQCPVVLLADIRSVGVQGDGRTYGHPIVLRPVSSEDAMTADWTRLPYDVLEKISTRITNEVADVNRVVLDCTSKPPGTIEWE